Proteins from one Podospora pseudoanserina strain CBS 124.78 chromosome 1, whole genome shotgun sequence genomic window:
- a CDS encoding hypothetical protein (EggNog:ENOG503P2P7; COG:S), giving the protein MGVTSLLVVQKQMNMPTRVALHNLFRSDSTVSECLSEYDKSDEIMSTKEIFKYSSSLPPGEIRLLSLVPCSSTLNFRLITTPLSSPVPYLALSYVWGTPRTASDSSAPSISVDNQPFIVTPNLHSALTSLLTPELQSGLPIWVDAVCINQVDDVEKEGQIKQMDQVYRNSERVIVHLGDSPNPDTARAVQQLRRLGKKVWDADAVILREQDMQHWPNFDHLDDEPEEKRRRTAVRDKIFKMIKQERGGITWPRPKIPASAALDLFHRPWFGRAWIIQELVMAPDHERGDGGCVFAVGAERIRWEHLWAAHLFLVLWFILEARSIGKAKTYLGKLIAFGVYVRRIGMIPRAFSARAAQTLGLRKKYLQGELGLRMKDLLLQLYVGDSGGLLGCRYPQDKVNALRGMSSDGEMLDRFMTPGADWVDVYTSLARYLYEDGDLGFLGLCRQRNPRLPSWVPDWSQQQRPPWLGYSGDKGIPLYNAGGDTRAEVLARGEDGRVLVLKGYIVDTIQDVGSLWVADLADDFNWESAKLRIDDIDRFLSLSEKYTPQTARWRIMSADKELNDVMHQRRATQVSQESFLLLESATKLYDPGAGSSGAWYLTYRNVLMSLYGSRAFISNKGYVGLCPGTADLEDTIFIPSGSHCPYAIRKQPAPASVSDAEERWILLGEAYVHGIMDGELELGKPTSDITASMFSLA; this is encoded by the coding sequence ATGGGTGTAACCAGCCTCCTCGTTGTTCAAAAACAAATGAATATGCCTACCAGGGTTGCGCTTCACAATCTTTTCCGGTCAGACTCGACCGTTTCCGAATGCCTGTCTGAATATGACAAGTCGGACGAGATCATGTCTACCAAAGAGATTTTCAAGTACTCCTCGTCGCTCCCTCCCGGCGAGATCCGGCTGCTGTCACTGGTCCCTTGTTCGTCAACGCTCAACTTCCGCCTCATCACAACCCCACTTTCCTCTCCGGTTCCGTACCTCGCTCTCTCTTACGTCTGGGGAACACCCAGAACAGCGTCCGACTCATCTGCGCCATCAATCTCGGTAGACAACCAACCCTTCATTGTCACCCCAAATCTGCACTCGGCGCTCACCTCGCTTTTGACTCCTGAGCTCCAGTCCGGTCTGCCAATATGGGTAGATGCGGTCTGCATCAACCAAGTGGACGACGTCGAGAAAGAAGGCCAGATTAAACAGATGGATCAGGTCTACCGCAACTCTGAAAGGGTTATTGTCCACCTTGGCGACAGTCCCAATCCCGACACGGCAAGAGCGGTGCAGCAGCTGAGAAGGCTGGGGAAAAAGGTGTGGGATGCTGACGCGGTCATCCTGCGGGAGCAGGATATGCAGCATTGGCCCAATTTCGACCACCTCGATGATGAACCTGAGGAAAAAAGGAGGCGAACTGCGGTTAGAGACAAGATCTTCAAAATGATCAAGCAAGAGAGGGGTGGAATAACCTGGCCGCGCCCCAAGATTCCTGCTTCGGCGGCGTTGGATTTGTTCCATCGGCCTTGGTTCGGCCGGGCTTGGATTATTCAGGAGCTTGTCATGGCACCTGACCATGAGCGAGGTGATGGCGGCTGCgtgtttgctgttggggcGGAGAGGATCAGATGGGAGCATCTCTGGGCTGCGCAtctcttcttggtcttgtgGTTCATCTTGGAAGCAAGGTCGATCGGAAAGGCAAAGACTTATCTCGGGAAACTGATTGCTTTTGGCGTCTATGTCAGAAGAATTGGCATGATTCCGAGAGCCTTCAGCGCCAGGGCGGCGCAAACACTGGGTCTGAGGAAGAAGTACTTGCAAGGAGAGCTTGGACTTCGCATGAAGGACTTGCTTCTGCAGCTCTATGTTGGCGATTCCGGAGGCTTGTTAGGGTGTAGATATCCCCAGGACAAGGTCAATGCATTGAGAGGGATGTCCAGTGATGGAGAAATGCTTGACAGGTTTATGACACCAGGGGCGGATTGGGTAGACGTCTACACTTCATTAGCCAGGTATTTGTACGAAGATGGGGATCTAGGCTTTCTTGGTCTGTGTCGGCAGCGAAATCCCAGACTACCCTCTTGGGTCCCAGACTGGTCGCAACAACAACGTCCCCCGTGGCTGGGCTACAGCGGCGACAAGGGAATACCGCTCTACAATGCCGGGGGTGACACCAGAGCTGAGGTGCTTGCTAGGGGTGAAGATGGACGCGTACTCGTACTCAAAGGCTACATCGTGGACACAATCCAAGATGTTGGATCTTTGTGGGTTGCTGACCTCGCCGACGATTTCAACTGGGAGTCGGCCAAGTTGCGTATCGATGATATTGACCGGTTCCTATCTCTCAGCGAGAAGTACACACCCCAGACGGCCAGGTGGCGTATAATGTCGGCCGACAAGGAACTGAACGATGTGATGCATCAACGGCGAGCCACCCAGGTGTCCCAAGAATCATTCCTGCTGTTGGAAAGCGCAACAAAACTATACGACCCCGGAGCTGGTTCATCGGGGGCTTGGTACCTTACATACCGCAATGTTCTGATGTCACTTTATGGAAGCCGAGCTTTTATTTCGAATAAAGGGTATGTCGGGCTGTGCCCGGGCACAGCGGATCTGGAAGACACGATTTTCATTCCCAGCGGGAGTCATTGCCCTTACGCCATCCGAAAGCAACCCGCCCCAGCCTCCGTCTCCGACGCGGAAGAAAGATGGATATTGCTGGGTGAGGCTTACGTCCATGGCATCATGGATGGGGAACTTGAACTGGGAAAGCCTACATCAGACATCACCGCAAGCATGTTCTCACTGGCGTGA
- a CDS encoding hypothetical protein (COG:S; EggNog:ENOG503P2KE) encodes MMQPLPSPRYYTDLPNNDDHHHDDEFDVSSQNARSDNFRAALMNDDHEEKSWAIDTEGRQHAHVATSCQCRSNQPRKKRRWMCKTIMSIRSLLDTVMLVVILVLVAERRWPEYSILPGKQNNEGAKGEIGGDITGFAPYFSQQITTFQPDPLFVPDNSSDFFTEAVRKKWLGIVPRGLGYVTVNKTSSRGQDSFDNLPHPLKEYPSSTFTTSVTHQIHCLHTIAGVVAAYESNRLDMLPEEGAWHLNHCFDYLRQSIMCCGDVALEGQHTTFPEDFTGSDGWDAKHVCRDYGEVLEYLEANRADDQVWI; translated from the exons ATGATGCAGCCACTACCCTCACCGCGGTATTATACCGATCTCcccaacaacgacgaccaccaccacgatgaCGAATTCGACGTTTCATCCCAAAACGCGCGCAGCGACAACTTCAGAGCCGCGCTCATGAACGACGATCATGAGGAAAAGTCTTGGGCTATTGATACAGAGGGGCGACAACATGCACATGTTGCCACATCATGTCAATGCCGGTCAAATCAAccgagaaagaagaggagatggatgtgCAAGACTATCATGTCCATCAGATCACTTCTCGACACAGTCATGCTGGTGGTGATTCTGGTGTTGGTTGCTGAGAGGCGGTGGCCGGAATATTCCATCCTGCCGGGGAAACAAAACAATGAAGGGGCAAAGGGTGAGATAGGGGGTGATATCACCGGGTTTGCGCCATATT TCTCTCAACAAATAACAACCTTCCAACCCGACCCTCTTTTCGTCCCAGACAACAGCTCTGATTTTTTCACCGAGGCCGTCAGGAAGAAGTGGCTGGGAATCGTTCCTC GCGGACTCGGCTACGTGACCGTcaacaaaacctcctcccgcgGCCAAGATTCATTTGACAATCTCCCGCACCCCCTGAAAGAGTATCCATCGtcaaccttcaccacctcggtCACCCATCAGATCCACTGCCTCCACACCATTGCCGGGGTGGTAGCAGCCTACGAGTCCAACAGATTGGACATGCTTCCAGAGGAGGGAGCGTGGCATTTGAATCATTGTTTTGATTACCTGAGACAGAGCATAATGTGCTGCGGTGATGTTGCACTGGAGGGGCAGCACACAACGTTTCCAGAGGACTTTACAGGGAGCGATGGGTGGGATGCGAAGCATGTTTGTCGGGATTATGGGGAAGTTCTGGAGTACTTGGAGGCAAACAGGGCCGATGACCAGGTTTGGATATGA
- a CDS encoding hypothetical protein (EggNog:ENOG503NY27; BUSCO:EOG09263C4C; COG:A), translated as MAAPATLPALLDALTKSISTTLEAAPKLTNFELPKDGISLLDVKNELLLSYLQNLVFLILLKLRQARNGGTKDQEEEQNLDDLVVNKLVELRLYLEKGARPLEDKLRYQIDKVLRAADDAERSTRAAEEAAAANVESESEAGSDNEGEEVNELHARASAAYQARANLSAITRPAGAKYASKEGDKSGVYRPPKISATSMPTFDRREKKEKPMKSATLDEFIQDEMSSIPMAQPSIGTTIMQGGRKIKTASERAKEDERREYEERNFVRLPKESKKDRKKRGLTEGRRMNYGGEEWRGLSEGLDRISQLTRGKSSGGGTKALLEKSRKRGIDTVDGPRGGGGGGGADMGERYQKKLKMLEKGRGRNRK; from the coding sequence ATGGCGGCACCAGCAACCCTTCCAGCACTGCTGGATGCTCTTACCAAGTCGATATCGACCACTCTTGAAGCTGCGCCAAAACTCACAAACTTCGAACTACCAAAAGAcggcatctccctcctcgacgtGAAGAACGAGCTGCTCCTCTCCTACCTCCAGAATCTCGTTTTCTTAATTCTTCTGAAGCTGCGCCAGGCGAGAAATGGTGGAACCAAGGACCAGGAAGAGGAACAGAACCTCGATGACCTCGTAGTCAACAAACTCGTCGAACTTCGACTCTATCTCGAGAAGGGCGCCCGGCCACTCGAGGACAAGCTGAGATACCAGATTGACAAGGTGCTCCGAGCTGCCGATGACGCGGAAAGGAGTACAAGGGCGGCAGAGGAGGCAGCGGCTGCCAATGTcgagtccgagtcggaaGCTGGCAGCGACaatgaaggagaggaggtcaATGAACTCCACGCTCGCGCTTCTGCCGCTTACCAGGCCCgcgccaacctctccgcaATCACTCGCCCGGCTGGTGCGAAATACGCGAGCAAGGAGGGAGACAAGTCCGGAGTGTACCGCCCACCCAAGATTTCAGCAACCTCGATGCCCACGTTCGACAGGCgcgagaaaaaggagaagccTATGAAGTCGGCCACCCTCGACGAGTTCATTCAAGACGAAATGTCATCTATCCCAATGGCCCAACCCAGTATTGGTACCACGATTATGCAAGGTGGTCGCAAGATCAAGACTGCTTCTGAGCGCgccaaggaggatgagagacGCGAGTACGAAGAACGGAACTTTGTCCGTCTGCCCAAGGAGAGCAAGAAGGACCGCAAGAAGAGGGGTTTGACCGAGGGCCGCCGGATGAAttatggtggtgaggaatgGAGAGGCTTGAGCGAAGGGCTGGACAGAATCAGCCAGTTGACGCGCGGCAAGAGCTCCGGTGGTGGCACCAAGGCGCTATTGGAAAAGAGCCGAAAGAGAGGCATCGATACCGTGGATGGCCCgcgtggcggcggcggcggtggtggtgctgacaTGGGTGAAAGATACCAAAAGAAGTTGAAGATGCTGGAAAAGGGCCGCGGAAGAAACAGGAAGTGA
- a CDS encoding hypothetical protein (COG:Q; EggNog:ENOG503NW5V), which translates to MYRFHPSDKKGRWIILRNPIWNMLLTLKIYGQEFTDTPMLNSDIMEKLRLNKAEWARCDIEQFTEKRGGLGDHSLSAFSCQAHASKSPMAPPNWYLQTFPFNHPSICINCTYMNVIETVGNWHIGIFTGILLEFLVDPLTRPSPFWMKRWIDMTGLRKAASPAGPFEFFTYLELVWWLVFCVAFNPFRWKWALFVFFGLGYALPAWVVQT; encoded by the exons ATGTACCGATTTCACCCCTCT GAtaagaaggggaggtggatcaTTCTCCGAAATCCAATCTGGAACATGCTGCTGACGCTGAAAATCTATGGGCAGGAGTTTACCGACACGCCGATGTTGAACTCGGACATTATGGAGAAGCTGAGGTTGAATAAGGCGGAGTGGGCGAGGTGTGATATTGAGCAGTTTACCGAAaaaaggggt GGTTTGGGAGACCACAGCTTGTCGGCTTTTTCCTGCCAGGCTCATGCTTCCAAAAGCCCTATGGCCCCGCCCAACTGGTATCTCCAGACATTCCCATTCAACCATCCCAGCATATGCATCAACTGCACGTACATGAACGTGATTGAGACGGTCGGCAATTGGCACATCGGCATCTTCACGGGGATTCTGCTCGAGTTTCTGGTGGACCCGTTGACCCGGCCGAGTCCGTTCTGGATGAAGCGTTGGATCGACATGACGGGACTACGCAAGGCTGCATCCCCAGCTGGGCCGTTCGAGTTCTTTACTTATCTCGAGCTTGTCTGGTGGCTCGTCTTTTGCGTGGCGTTCAATCCCTTCCGCTGGAAGTGGGCATTGTTCGTGTTCTTTGGCCTTGGCTATGCACTTCCAGCATGGGTGGTTCAGACTTGA
- a CDS encoding hypothetical protein (EggNog:ENOG503P45X), which yields MIPKHRRFVFEHDEWDDTHYSCVFFDQERRQYMQLQFATEAVPKIPDNHVRRIESEKKFYEYARIWLPAICDKLAPAHQTFVADTDGNLVSSGKSTIPIQPSYVDRKHEAVKPTEPGFRGFVYRNKLLELIRRPGQVDRVAYISTVGEKGGPIKEGRVVEADFRYYCTKDAKTISHCLRNLYVLNRILTIPNGQILGRFHHAVLEKKSVVGYLTQAARGPNINTFSTADKKRPFKLAHLEKLLDGVKTLNLVYGLVSKDLQANDIVIDEDTDELWFRSFSHCVPISSQNAMFDVALAYILLYEKITHNIQTPPKTLAEARDLVKKLSAIDTWFKSDAAELDADVTKYRRVMNNFLQSSYLDVLFEKSQHPKPQTGIGSSEVANEGRGNASLGNQTRLSRKRPNEGSPEDPRPSKRNKTNQDAPDVDVNWEEAKVPKIPLSIIIPDEFTIKVGGVEVNITSEKLWRRGKSEGTQDNPIIDWYRPATDSPARKGIKHLLANGKAAPENDRAGRWHELLIQQPTEEDEELDDWDPFALSGDVDDEIRQLCVNAAQVIASAKQRAANAREATLKAKTQARLAGVQVQEIRKAIENAQALVADYVAGNATRLTI from the coding sequence ATGATTCCCAAACACAGAAGGTTCGTGTTTGAACACGACGAATGGGATGACACGCACTATTCCTGTGTGTTTTTCGACCAGGAGCGCCGACAGTACATGCAACTCCAGTTTGCTACCGAAGCAGTTCCCAAGATCCCCGACAACCATGTGCGCCGAATCGAATCAGAAAAGAAGTTTTACGAGTACGCCAGAATTTGGCTGCCGGCCATCTGCGACAAGCTGGCTCCTGCACATCAGACTTTCGTGGCAGATACCGATGGAAACCTTGTTTCTTCGGGTAAATCCACGATACCCATCCAGCCTTCCTATGTTGATAGGAAGCACGAGGCTGTGAAGCCGACAGAACCTGGGTTTCGCGGGTTTGTTTATCGAAACAAGCTCCTGGAGCTGATCCGGAGACCAGGCCAGGTAGACAGGGTGGCTTACATCAGTACTGTCGGCGAAAAGGGAGGCCCAATCAAGGAAGGCCGCGTCGTTGAGGCCGATTTCAGATATTACTGCACGAAAGATGCAAAGACAATCTCCCATTGCCTTCGCAATCTGTACGTTCTTAATCGAATTCTTACCATCCCCAACGGTCAAATCCTTGGCCGCTTTCACCATGCAGTTCTCGAAAAGAAGTCGGTGGTGGGCTACCTCACACAGGCCGCAAGGGGTCCCAACATCAATACCTTTTCAACTGCAGACAAGAAGCGACCCTTCAAATTGGCTCACCTTGAAAAACTACTCGATGGTGTCAAGACCCTCAATTTGGTATATGGACTGGTTTCCAAGGATCTGCAAGCAAACGACATTGTGATTGACGAAGACACCGATGAGTTATGGTTCCGCTCGTTCAGCCACTGCGTCCCTATTAGCTCCCAAAATGCAATGTTCGACGTGGCTCTGGCTTACATCCTGCTGTACGAGAAGATCACGCACAATATCCAGACGCCTCCCAAAACTCTAGCTGAGGCTAGAGATTTGGTGAAAAAGTTGTCCGCCATCGACACCTGGTTCAAGTCCGACGCGGCTGAGCTCGATGCTGACGTCACAAAATATAGAAGGGTTATGAATAATTTCCTTCAGTCTAGCTATCTGGACGTGCTTTTCGAGAAGTCACAACACCCAAAACCACAGACCGGGATAGGATCAAGCGAAGTCGCAAATGAAGGGCGTGGGAATGCCAGTCTAGGGAACCAGACCAGACTGTCAAGGAAACGGCCAAACGAGGGGTCGCCAGAAGATCCAAGACCGTCTAAGCGCAACAAGACAAATCAAGATGCACCAGATGTGGATGTCAactgggaggaggccaaagTGCCCAAGATACCTTTGTCAATCATCATTCCGGACGAGTTCACCATCAAAGTTGGCGGCGTGGAGGTGAATATCACATCCGAAAAGCTTTGGCGTCGAGGGAAGAGTGAGGGAACACAAGACAACCCAATTATAGACTGGTATCGTCCAGCCACAGATTCCCCTGCTCGCAAAGGTATAAAACACCTTCTTGCGAACGGCAAAGCAGCCCCGGAAAATGATAGGGCCGGGCGGTGGCACGAATTGTTGATCCAACAGCCCAcagaggaagacgaggagctggaCGACTGGGATCCCTTCGCCCTCAGCGGTGACGTGGACGACGAAATACGGCAACTCTGTGTGAATGCAGCCCAGGTAATCGCTAGTGCCAAACAGAGGGCTGCCAATGCTCGGGAAGCTACCCTCAAGGCCAAAACCCAAGCTAGGCTGGCTGGAGTTCAGGTTCAAGAGATTAGAAAAGCCATCGAAAACGCACAAGCGCTCGTCGCCGATTACGTTGCTGGAAACGCGACAAGATTGACTATCTAG
- a CDS encoding hypothetical protein (EggNog:ENOG503P365; COG:S): MWISIARPCQCSGAFQVNIVFLSLSISVFQAISATQQDTKDSANRSTMEFEGIIPPAVIISSNTMAVDDELLPLAPAFLDLAYTSFDPYSHQASFPHHQPPDPPYGGGNHHQEPISLYHSAGMMLAVDPQSIGYAYMPNCQSLMPVSTPLQLPVQPSTQTQTQQSIKTDTLRIGDAEAVWQFYDGRFQLFEQRGCIILARILIKIIAPKKKHHYPYIKGDSAAPPWWPQDGGVDENDRIRHVDPSYIPKTPRIRLLVHLIRLITEPHHRQHPEIQEANFDIGRLESVVMETISTWFQEEPRNGAKRPILEEIFHVAKAEASFKAGQIDDQSTIHVWPAKTLRPKYRKRSAAYNPTANDFDLELPPDMSDLAPDPQLAGSVLASGSVPEVCLEVPPGPTGSGQGIPAPVGNAVSLPSLPLPIDMIRLPAMAGEYVVDNGQDVQTETYADQTGLMQYGYAVGEEEQLAGVPYMSVGFPQLCHAGENVHAAAFPTGVIV; encoded by the exons ATGTGGATTTCGATTGCAAGGCCGTGCCAATGCTCTGGAGCTTTCCAGGTCAACATCGTTTTCCTGTCCTTGTCGATTTCCGTTTTCCAAGCAATCTCTGCTACTCAACAGGATACCAAAGATTCAGCAAACAGAAGCACAATGGAGTTTGAAGGGATAATTCCCCCAGCGGTCATCATCAGCTCGAACACCATGGCTGTTGATGACGAGTTGCTGCCTCTGGCCCCTGCATTCTTGGACCTGGCATACACTTCATTCGACCCCTATTCCCATCAGGCCAGTTTCCCGCATCATCAACCGCCAGATCCCCCATATGGAGGTGGCAATCACCATCAGG AACCGATCAGCTTATACCACAGTGCCGGTATGATGCTTGCCGTAGATCCGCAGTCGATCGGATATGCCTATATGCCGAATTGCCAGTCTTTGATGCCGGTGTCGACGCCCCTACAGCTACCGGTCCAGCCCTCAACCCAGACCCAAACCCAGCAGAGTATCAAGACGGACACGCTCAGAATCGGGGACGCAGAAGCTGTGTGGCAGTTTTATGATGGACGTTTCCAACTCTTTGAACAGCGAGGATGCATCATCCTGGCCAGGATCCTGATCAAGATCATCGccccaaagaagaagcatcACTACCCTTATATCAAAGGCGACAGCGCCGCGCCGCCTTGGTGGCCACaagatggtggggtggacGAGAATGACAGAATTCGACATGTTGACCCTTCCTACATTCCCAAGACAC CGCGAATTCGTCTCCTTGTTCACCTCATCAGACTCATCACGGAGCCCCATCACCGACAGCATCCCGAGATCCAAGAGGCTAATTTTGACATTGGACGCTTGGAATCGGTAGTCATGGAGACCATCTCAACCTGGTTCCAAGAAGAGCCCCGAAATGGGGCAAAGAGGCCAATCCTGGAGGAAATATTCCATGTTGCCAAAGCAGAGGCATCGTTCAAGGCTGGCCAGATTG ACGACCAATCCACCATCCACGTCTGGCCGGCCAAAACCCTTCGACCCAAATACCGCAAACGAAGCGCCGCTTacaaccccaccgccaacgACTTTGACCTCGAACTCCCACCCGACATGAGTGACCTCGCCCCCGATCCGCAGCTTGCTGGGTCAGTGCTGGCGTCGGGTTCGGTACCCGAGGTCTGTCTCGAGGTTCCACCTGGTCCGACGGGGTCCGGGCAAGGGATCCCTGCACCTGTTGGCAATGCGGTGTCATTGCCTTCCCTTCCGCTGCCGATCGATATGATTCGGCTTCCTGCTATGGCGGGAGAGTATGTGGTCGACAACGGGCAGGATGTGCAAACGGAGACGTATGCTGATCAAACCGGGCTGATGCAGTATGGGTATGCtgttggcgaagaggaaCAACTTGCGGGAGTGCCGTATATGTCTGTTGGGTTTCCGCAACTCTGCCATGCTGGGGAAAATGTGCATGCAGCGGCGTTTCCGACTGGGGTTATTGTTTGA
- a CDS encoding hypothetical protein (EggNog:ENOG503P1A3; COG:O), with protein MKKNTKSTASKKQQWDSALILPRVEKCASDKDEDYASFSYWFNSTSGVFNLRDIVVAIQRGDTCDRIRSLLSPHQTELQSLKLKHEICGTVDNIPAFFFVVESGSAEMIRMWASYGGEVNTEYREVSLLVYAMVRCLSPKADGPVMVATLLSLGASIDSVPPPFYLPIDQDLPEAGPSDAELAVFKQAKTGWVLGPVRRLLTDALNSCFTLRYALHRASITEPLSGANQAIAKKHSATGLLGVHYFLVGQTQACQSLVEIFMAQLALGADRPIILLFAGPSGHGKTELAQNMGKLLSLDLQTVDCTNLGTSMDLSGPFFPFAGYDQDSVVNNFLDEHKSQRSIVFLDEFEKTQPNVQEALLLPIQSGLYLDRRNQQIVDCSKTIWILATNAFDDTILSFCKTHYRELFTNTVGLDKRESHQARALGKELSAMIKKEAIGKFGAPLTGRIASVIPFLTFSPTEQAAVACKEMDRLGRKLARPVKLQIPFSYSVCKALASQGYDEQLGARSIINTVDSEVALPLVTHYLAAREEISEDDEGSCFTITVDADLGMIEVVEKQDTLLDEVGLIFNSLRGRI; from the exons ATGAAGAAAAACACCAAGTCTACTGCTTCCAAAAAGCAACAGTGGGACTCGGCACTCATCCTTCCTCGGGTCGAAAAGTGCGCATCAGACAAGGACGAAGACTATGCTTCATTTTCGTACTGGTTCAACAGCACTAGTGGCGTGTTCAACCTTCGAgacatcgtcgtcgccatCCAAAGAGGAGACACTTGCGACAGAATTCGATCGCTCTTGAGCCCTCACCAGACGGAACTCCAGTCGCTGAAGCTCAAGCATGAGATCTGCGGGACCGTCGATAACATTCCTGCATTTTTCTTCGTTGTCGAGAGTGGCAGTGCCGAGATGATCAGAATGTGGGCGTCTTACGGTGGAGAGGTCAACACTGAGTACCGAGAAGTTTCGTTGTTGGTCTACGCTATGGTTCGCTGTTTGTCCCCCAAGGCCGATGGGCCTGTGATGGTGGCCACCCTTCTGAGTCTTGGAGCATCTATCGACTCTGTCCCTCCACCATTTTATTTGCCCATCGACCAAGACCTTCCCGAGGCCGGCCCTTCCGATGCTGAGCTTGCAGTCTTCAAGCAGGCCAAGACTGGATGGGTCTTGGGTCCTGTTCGCCGATTGCTCACGGACGCGTTGAACTCTTGCTTCACTCTGCGATACGCTCTGCACCGGGCCTCAATAACCGAGCCGCTCTCTGGCGCCAATCAAGCTATCGCAAAGAAGCATTCGGCCACCGGGCTGTTGGGGGTCCATTACTTCCTTGTGGGCCAAACCCAGGCGTGCCAGTCGCTGGTGGAGATCTTCATGGC CCAACTAGCCTTGGGGGCTGATCGACCGATAATTTTGCTGTTCGCAGGACCTAGCGGCCATGGGAAGACTGAGCTAGCGCAGAACATGGGAAAGCTTCTGTCTTTGGATCTCCAAACAGTTGATTGCACCAATTTGGGCACCTCGATGGATCTCTCTGGTCCCTTCTTTCCATTTGCAGGCTATGACCAGGACTCAGTTGTCAACAACTTCCTCGACGAGCATAAAAGCCAGCGGTCCATTGTGTTTCTCGACGAGTTTGAGAAAACACAGCCGAACGTGCAAGAAGCGCTGCTACTTCCCATCCAAAGCG GTCTGTACCTCGACCGTCGGAACCAGCAGATCGTGGATTGCTCCAAGACCATCTGGATCCTCGCAACCAATGCGTTTGACGACACCATCCTTTCCTTTTGCAAGACTCACTATCGTGAGTTATTCACCAACACTGTTGGCCTTGACAAGAGGGAATCACATCAGGCGAGAGCGCTCGGGAAGGAGCTGTCGGCCATGATCAAGAAAGAAGCTATCGGGAAGTTTGGC GCACCCTTGACTGGCCGCATCGCATCGGTGATACCCTTCCTCACCTTTTCACCTACCGAGCAAGCAGCCGTGGCATGCAAGGAAATGGACCGTTTGGGACGGAAGCTGGCCCGCCCAGTCAAG CTGCAGATTCCCTTCAGCTACTCTGTTTGCAAGGCGCTGGCATCGCAAGGCTATGATGAGCAACTGGGCGCAcgcagcatcatcaacaccgttGACAGCGAGGTGGCGCTGCCATTGGTCACACACTACCTTGCTGCGCGGGAGGAGATATCtgaagacgatgaggggTCCTGTTTCACGATCACCGTTGACGCCGATTTGGGGATGATTGAAGTTGTAGAGAAGCAGGACACGCTTCTTGATGAAGTCGGTCTTATCTTCAACtctttgagggggaggatctGA